The following are encoded together in the Desulfovibrio legallii genome:
- a CDS encoding FlgO family outer membrane protein, protein MTHPFLRCCLCRCCLCCALLLLLPACGRHGPSALDPGYTDAVEIKLKARELADQMLATMPNDALQGVVAMPTAFVDQNNTARSSALGRLLAESLFYEFNQRGFPAREYRLNGAISVQGGREDLALAADQMVSTVGQKWAALVVGTYHVDKDATFVNARLVRASDGLVLRTGQLVLVNTAIVARLSQPDAPRVRPVSVAQAAAPRRPASLYTPMQSVSSGVVPIRQGR, encoded by the coding sequence ATGACGCATCCCTTCCTCCGCTGTTGCCTCTGCCGCTGTTGCCTCTGCTGCGCTCTGCTGCTTCTGCTGCCTGCCTGCGGCAGGCACGGGCCTTCCGCGCTGGACCCCGGCTATACGGATGCTGTGGAGATCAAGCTCAAAGCCCGCGAACTGGCAGATCAGATGCTCGCCACCATGCCCAATGACGCCCTGCAGGGCGTGGTGGCCATGCCCACGGCCTTTGTGGACCAGAACAACACCGCGCGCAGTTCCGCCTTGGGGCGTCTGCTGGCGGAATCGCTGTTCTACGAATTTAACCAGCGCGGCTTTCCCGCGCGGGAATACCGCCTGAACGGGGCCATATCCGTACAGGGCGGGCGAGAAGACCTTGCCCTGGCTGCGGACCAGATGGTCAGCACTGTGGGGCAGAAGTGGGCCGCCCTGGTGGTGGGCACCTACCATGTGGACAAAGACGCCACCTTTGTGAACGCCCGTCTGGTGCGGGCCAGCGATGGCCTGGTGCTGCGCACGGGCCAGCTTGTGCTGGTCAACACGGCCATTGTGGCCCGTCTGAGCCAGCCCGACGCCCCCAGAGTCAGGCCCGTAAGCGTGGCGCAGGCCGCCGCGCCGCGCAGACCCGCAAGCCTGTACACGCCCATGCAGTCCGTGAGCAGCGGCGTGGTGCCCATCCGACAGGGGCGATGA
- the ispG gene encoding flavodoxin-dependent (E)-4-hydroxy-3-methylbut-2-enyl-diphosphate synthase, whose product MGRRKTRALRLGGLTIGGDAPVMVQSMTNTDTRDAAATLAQIARLAARGCEAVRLAVPDMAAVAALPAIRAGTPLPLIADIHFDYRLAVAALEAGLEGLRINPGNIGPREHVDRVVDAAKAHGAVIRVGVNSGSVEKGLLQKYGGPRPQALVESALSHVRMLEARGFYDTKISLKSSSVLDTIAAYRLLAQACDYPLHIGVTEAGGLMRGTVKSAVGLGILLHEGIGDTLRVSLTADPVEEVGVAWEILRALGLRSRGPEIISCPTCGRTEIDLFALAHAVEDRLATSTADIKVAVMGCVVNGPGEAREADLGLAGGRDKGVIFRKGEVIRSVKGQEALLAAFMEELQSLLNEKESH is encoded by the coding sequence ATGGGCAGACGTAAGACCCGCGCCCTTCGCTTGGGCGGGCTGACCATCGGAGGGGACGCCCCCGTGATGGTGCAGAGCATGACCAATACCGATACCAGGGACGCGGCGGCCACCCTGGCGCAGATCGCCCGTCTGGCCGCGCGCGGCTGCGAGGCCGTGCGACTGGCCGTGCCGGACATGGCCGCCGTGGCGGCCTTGCCCGCCATCCGCGCGGGCACGCCCCTGCCGCTTATTGCGGATATCCATTTTGACTATCGGCTGGCTGTGGCCGCGCTGGAGGCCGGGCTGGAAGGCCTGCGCATTAATCCCGGCAACATCGGCCCCAGGGAACACGTGGACCGTGTGGTGGACGCGGCCAAGGCCCACGGCGCGGTCATCCGGGTGGGGGTCAATTCCGGCTCGGTAGAAAAAGGCCTGCTGCAAAAATACGGCGGCCCCCGGCCGCAGGCCCTGGTGGAAAGCGCCCTCAGCCATGTGCGCATGCTGGAGGCGCGCGGCTTTTATGATACCAAGATTTCCCTCAAGTCCTCTTCGGTGCTGGATACCATAGCCGCTTACCGTCTGCTGGCCCAGGCCTGCGATTACCCGCTGCATATCGGCGTCACCGAGGCCGGGGGGCTCATGCGCGGTACGGTCAAGTCCGCTGTGGGGCTGGGCATTCTGCTGCACGAAGGCATAGGCGACACCCTGCGCGTTTCGCTCACCGCCGACCCGGTGGAGGAGGTGGGCGTGGCTTGGGAGATTCTGCGCGCCCTGGGTCTGCGCTCCCGCGGGCCGGAAATCATTTCCTGTCCCACCTGCGGGCGCACGGAAATTGACCTTTTTGCCCTGGCCCACGCCGTGGAAGACCGTCTGGCCACGTCCACAGCGGACATCAAGGTGGCGGTCATGGGCTGCGTGGTCAACGGACCGGGCGAAGCCCGCGAAGCGGACTTGGGCTTGGCCGGCGGACGGGACAAGGGCGTCATTTTTCGCAAGGGCGAGGTCATCCGCTCGGTCAAGGGGCAGGAAGCCCTGCTGGCGGCTTTTATGGAAGAACTGCAATCACTGCTCAACGAAAAGGAATCACACTAA
- a CDS encoding proline--tRNA ligase: MRFSACYIPTLKESPADAEVVSHKLLLRAGMVRRLTSGLYTYLPLGLRVMEKISRIVREEVNAADYQELLMPMVQPADLWKETGRWEXYGKELLRFKDRNNRDYCLGPTHEEVITDLVRGEVRSYRQLPVRLYQIQTKFRDEIRPRFGLMRGREFIMKDGYSFDATDAGAEASYRAMHGAYTRLFQRLGLRFRAVEADSGSIGGNFSHEFMVLADTGEDTIAFCHDCDYAANVERAEVLWKGAPATAVCPPAEQVPTPGAHSAEDVAALLGVPAAQVVKTMLFKADGQTVAVLVRGDRQVNDIKLKNLLKAQDVALADAAAVEAASRAPLGFAGPVGLNVPVYADNELQGGTDYVTGANTGDAHLRHVDLNRDATVTAWADLRAITGADPCPRCGGRLELTKGIEVGHIFMLGYKYSEPMHAVFLDENGKEKVMIMGCYGIGISRVAAAAIEQNHDEHGIVFPPAISPFDCMLLNLDPRDAAVSAKVEEVYAMLGDMGVDVLLDDREERPGVKFKDADLLGFPLQLVVGGKGLARGVLECKDRRTGQKGELPLEGLAAAFRAWADEVRAGWKALL; encoded by the coding sequence ATGCGCTTCAGTGCCTGCTACATCCCCACCCTCAAGGAAAGCCCGGCCGATGCGGAGGTGGTCAGCCACAAGCTGCTGCTGCGCGCGGGCATGGTGCGGCGGCTCACTTCGGGCCTGTATACCTATCTGCCCCTGGGCCTGCGCGTCATGGAAAAAATTTCGCGTATTGTGCGCGAGGAAGTCAACGCTGCGGACTACCAGGAGCTGCTTATGCCCATGGTCCAGCCCGCCGACCTCTGGAAGGAAACGGGCCGCTGGGAGYACTACGGCAAGGAACTTTTGCGCTTTAAGGACCGCAACAACCGCGACTACTGCCTGGGCCCCACCCATGAGGAAGTGATCACGGACCTGGTGCGCGGCGAAGTGCGCTCCTACCGGCAGCTGCCCGTGCGTCTGTATCAGATCCAGACCAAGTTTCGTGATGAAATCCGCCCCCGCTTCGGTCTCATGCGCGGGCGCGAGTTCATCATGAAGGACGGCTATTCTTTTGACGCCACAGACGCGGGCGCGGAGGCAAGCTACCGGGCCATGCACGGGGCCTACACCCGCCTGTTCCAACGCCTGGGTCTGCGCTTTCGCGCGGTGGAGGCCGATTCCGGCTCCATTGGCGGCAATTTTTCGCACGAGTTTATGGTCCTGGCGGATACGGGCGAAGACACCATTGCCTTCTGCCATGACTGCGATTATGCCGCCAATGTGGAGCGGGCCGAGGTGCTCTGGAAGGGCGCGCCCGCAACGGCCGTCTGCCCCCCGGCGGAGCAGGTGCCCACCCCCGGCGCGCACAGTGCCGAGGACGTGGCCGCCCTGCTGGGCGTGCCCGCCGCGCAGGTGGTCAAGACCATGCTCTTCAAGGCCGATGGGCAGACCGTGGCCGTGCTGGTGCGTGGCGACCGACAGGTCAACGACATCAAACTTAAAAATCTGCTCAAGGCGCAGGACGTAGCCTTGGCCGACGCTGCCGCAGTGGAGGCCGCCAGCCGTGCGCCCCTGGGCTTTGCCGGGCCCGTGGGCCTGAATGTGCCTGTCTATGCTGACAACGAGCTGCAAGGCGGCACGGATTATGTGACCGGAGCCAACACTGGCGACGCGCACCTGCGTCATGTGGACCTGAACCGCGACGCCACGGTCACGGCCTGGGCCGACCTGCGCGCCATCACCGGGGCGGACCCCTGCCCCCGTTGCGGCGGCCGCCTGGAGCTGACCAAGGGCATTGAAGTGGGCCACATTTTTATGCTGGGCTACAAGTACAGCGAACCCATGCACGCGGTTTTTCTTGACGAAAACGGCAAGGAAAAAGTCATGATCATGGGCTGCTACGGCATCGGCATTTCCCGCGTGGCCGCCGCGGCCATTGAGCAGAACCATGACGAGCACGGCATTGTCTTCCCGCCGGCCATCAGCCCCTTTGACTGCATGCTGCTCAACCTGGATCCGCGCGACGCGGCCGTGAGCGCCAAGGTTGAAGAAGTCTACGCCATGCTGGGCGATATGGGGGTGGACGTGCTGCTGGACGACCGGGAAGAACGCCCCGGAGTCAAGTTTAAGGACGCAGATTTGCTGGGTTTTCCGCTGCAGTTGGTGGTGGGCGGCAAGGGCCTGGCGCGTGGCGTGCTGGAATGCAAGGACCGCCGCACAGGGCAGAAGGGCGAACTGCCTCTGGAAGGCCTGGCTGCAGCCTTCCGGGCCTGGGCCGATGAGGTCCGCGCCGGCTGGAAGGCCCTGCTGTAA
- the xseA gene encoding exodeoxyribonuclease VII large subunit, which yields MSDVILSVRELTEELRRSLEGRFPFVWVRGEVTNLTRPGSGHVYFSLKDQDAXLQCVWFRQRQGRGGQAFDPLTGEVFDAPRPAPVDLLRNGLDVLCAGRISVYAPRGQYQLAVELAQPAGEGLLAQAFEERKRKLAALGYFAAERKRGLPWDPQRVALITSPTGAAVHDFWQLAANRGSGARVRLFPALVQGAEAAPSLVRALEEANAQGWAQVIVLVRGGGSLEDLWAFNEESVAEAVFRSRLPVLAGIGHEVDVTLADLTADLRASTPSHAAQLLWPLRTELAQRLDLTAEGLSTTWGRQLRCREEALARCAQGLRWFAPQRRQARLQERLAGLDAGLCRAGQRWQEGKFLRLARLEQGLRTVGRVGRLDGPAARLTFLQARLRESLPRLLQGWGRERARLTAMTTGLWRERLTAAERRLERLDLELGGVDPQAPLRRGYALVRGPDGALLRSVAGVQPGAAVSVRLADGSLEAEVRQVRRGGE from the coding sequence ATGTCCGACGTCATTCTGAGCGTGCGCGAGCTGACGGAAGAGCTGCGCAGGAGCCTGGAGGGGCGCTTTCCTTTTGTCTGGGTGCGGGGCGAGGTGACCAACCTTACGCGGCCCGGTTCCGGACATGTCTATTTTAGCCTCAAAGATCAGGACGCGCAKCTGCAGTGCGTGTGGTTCCGGCAGCGGCAGGGGCGGGGCGGGCAGGCATTTGATCCGCTCACGGGCGAGGTTTTTGACGCACCCCGGCCTGCCCCCGTGGACCTTTTGCGCAACGGGCTGGACGTGCTCTGCGCCGGGCGCATCAGCGTGTACGCGCCGCGTGGGCAGTATCAGCTTGCGGTGGAGCTGGCCCAGCCCGCCGGAGAAGGGCTTCTGGCCCAGGCTTTTGAGGAGCGCAAGCGCAAGCTGGCGGCTTTGGGCTATTTCGCGGCGGAGCGCAAGCGCGGGCTGCCCTGGGATCCGCAGCGCGTGGCCCTGATCACCTCGCCCACGGGCGCGGCGGTGCACGATTTCTGGCAGTTGGCGGCCAACCGGGGCAGTGGGGCGCGGGTACGCCTGTTCCCGGCCCTGGTGCAGGGGGCGGAGGCCGCGCCTTCTCTGGTGCGCGCGCTGGAAGAAGCCAATGCGCAGGGCTGGGCGCAGGTCATTGTGCTTGTCCGCGGCGGCGGTTCGTTGGAAGATTTGTGGGCCTTCAATGAAGAGAGCGTGGCGGAGGCCGTATTCCGCTCCCGGCTGCCGGTGCTGGCGGGCATTGGGCACGAGGTGGACGTGACCCTGGCGGACCTGACGGCGGACCTGCGCGCGTCCACGCCCTCCCATGCGGCGCAATTGCTCTGGCCCTTGCGTACTGAATTGGCGCAGCGGCTGGACCTGACGGCCGAAGGTCTGTCCACGACCTGGGGGCGGCAACTGCGCTGCCGGGAAGAAGCGCTGGCGCGTTGCGCGCAGGGCTTGCGCTGGTTTGCGCCCCAGCGACGGCAGGCCCGCCTGCAGGAGCGGCTGGCTGGGCTGGACGCGGGCCTGTGTCGGGCCGGACAGCGCTGGCAGGAAGGAAAATTTTTGCGCCTGGCGCGGCTGGAACAGGGCCTGCGCACCGTTGGCCGGGTGGGGCGGTTGGACGGCCCTGCAGCGCGGCTGACGTTTCTGCAAGCGCGGCTGCGGGAAAGCCTGCCCCGTTTGCTGCAGGGATGGGGGCGGGAGCGTGCGCGGCTGACGGCGATGACTACCGGCCTCTGGCGTGAGCGCCTCACCGCTGCGGAACGTCGGCTGGAGCGGCTGGATCTGGAGCTTGGCGGCGTGGACCCACAGGCTCCGTTGCGCCGGGGCTACGCCTTGGTGCGCGGGCCGGACGGGGCTTTGCTGCGCTCTGTGGCGGGCGTGCAGCCGGGTGCGGCTGTGAGCGTGCGCCTGGCCGACGGCAGCCTGGAGGCCGAAGTGCGCCAGGTGCGGCGCGGAGGGGAGTAG
- the xseB gene encoding exodeoxyribonuclease VII small subunit, which yields MSDDQEQSFEKKMARLQEIVTALESDDLPLEQGMALYREGMACSRFCRERLEKARHELELWQDGQAVPFGAAGGTEGGGAAGAADAGESE from the coding sequence ATGAGCGACGATCAGGAACAGAGTTTTGAAAAAAAGATGGCCCGACTGCAGGAGATAGTCACGGCTTTGGAGTCGGACGATCTGCCCTTGGAGCAGGGCATGGCTCTGTACCGTGAGGGCATGGCCTGTTCCCGGTTTTGCCGGGAGCGGCTGGAAAAGGCCCGGCACGAGCTGGAGCTGTGGCAGGACGGTCAGGCCGTGCCTTTTGGGGCCGCCGGCGGCACGGAAGGCGGCGGCGCTGCGGGAGCGGCTGACGCCGGGGAGAGCGAATGA
- a CDS encoding polyprenyl synthetase family protein: protein MLTVESMKDVLRARARLVENFLATCLDDREVQPRLKEAMRYSLLAEGKRLRPVLCLSTAALCGLAAERVLPFAVAIEMIHTYSLIHDDLPGMDDDDLRRGRPSNHKAFDVATAILAGDGLLTDAFLLMGRAPLPAERVLAAVREMALSAGSSGMVGGQEWDMVYTGGPQIGLEQLRQVHALKTGALLRGACVCGALLAGASDAVREAVAAYGAAFGVAFQIADDILDETSDTATLGKPVGSDAAHGKMTYPRLVGLEKSRELGWRQVEKAQAALQGLDGAEADFLRALVHYMMQRAA, encoded by the coding sequence ATGCTGACTGTGGAGAGCATGAAGGATGTGCTGCGTGCGCGTGCGCGGCTGGTGGAAAACTTTCTGGCGACCTGCCTGGATGACAGGGAGGTGCAGCCCCGGCTTAAGGAGGCCATGCGCTACAGTCTGCTGGCCGAGGGCAAGCGGCTCAGGCCCGTGCTCTGCCTGAGCACGGCAGCCCTTTGCGGGCTTGCGGCGGAACGTGTGTTGCCCTTTGCCGTCGCCATTGAGATGATCCACACCTACTCGCTCATCCACGACGATCTGCCGGGCATGGATGACGACGATCTGCGTCGGGGGCGGCCTTCCAACCACAAGGCTTTTGATGTGGCCACGGCCATTCTGGCCGGGGACGGCTTGCTCACCGACGCCTTTCTGCTCATGGGCCGCGCGCCCTTGCCCGCGGAAAGAGTGCTGGCGGCTGTGCGCGAGATGGCCTTGTCGGCCGGGTCGTCCGGTATGGTGGGTGGTCAGGAGTGGGATATGGTCTATACGGGCGGGCCGCAGATCGGGCTGGAGCAGCTGCGTCAGGTGCACGCCCTCAAGACCGGGGCTTTGTTGCGCGGGGCCTGCGTGTGCGGCGCGCTGCTGGCCGGTGCTTCGGATGCGGTGCGGGAAGCCGTGGCGGCTTACGGCGCTGCCTTTGGCGTGGCCTTCCAGATTGCGGACGACATCCTGGACGAAACTTCGGATACGGCTACCTTGGGCAAACCCGTGGGCAGCGATGCGGCCCACGGCAAGATGACCTATCCGCGCCTGGTGGGGCTGGAAAAGAGCCGGGAGCTGGGCTGGCGGCAGGTGGAGAAGGCCCAGGCGGCTCTGCAGGGACTGGACGGGGCGGAAGCGGACTTTTTGCGTGCACTTGTCCACTATATGATGCAGAGGGCGGCCTGA
- the dxs gene encoding 1-deoxy-D-xylulose-5-phosphate synthase, giving the protein MADELHLDDIASPAQVYGLDDTELTRLAGEVRERIIDVVSHTGGHLAPSLGVVELTLALLATFNLDEDKLVWDVGHQAYAHKLLTGRARQFHTLRTLGGISGFPRPSESPYDHFGVGHSSTSISAALGMALARDLAGLRHHVLAVIGDGSLTAGEALEGLNLAGHMGRRLIVVLNDNEMSISPNVGALSLFLSRTLSRRWVRQTRREVLKFLRSIPRIGQKLAVYAQRGEWSFKSFFTPGMLFEALRFTYIGPVDGHDITALRRHLQMAAAIEDGPVLLHVRTQKGKGYAPAEQNPTLYHGVGLFTPETGKPLPSKGTVPSFTTVFGKTLVDLAERDDKIIAITAAMPEGTGTDSFRERFPDRFVDVGICEQHAVTFAAGLASQGFKPVLAVYSTFLQRGYDQVVHDVCIQDLPVTFCLDRAGLVGEDGATHHGAFDIAYLRHIPNMRLLAPRDEDMLRHALRTALDLGGPCALRYPRGAGYGVALAGEPRLLTPGRGEVLQEGEGLAVIAAGSRAHPALEAAAKVEQACGVRPLVFDPVWLKPLPEEQLTRIAQEFDRILLVEEGVLAGGFSSAVLEFWNDARLLRGQRIKRVGLPDAFVEHGNQLRLREMTGLCSGNLAADMLELLQGRGPAQGA; this is encoded by the coding sequence ATGGCTGACGAGCTGCATCTGGACGACATCGCTTCCCCGGCGCAGGTGTATGGTCTGGACGATACGGAGCTGACCCGCCTGGCTGGGGAGGTGCGGGAACGCATCATTGACGTGGTTTCGCACACAGGTGGGCACCTTGCGCCTTCTCTGGGCGTGGTGGAGCTGACCTTGGCCCTTCTGGCCACCTTTAATCTGGACGAGGATAAGCTGGTCTGGGACGTGGGGCATCAGGCCTACGCCCACAAGCTGTTGACGGGTCGGGCCAGACAATTCCACACTCTGCGCACCTTGGGGGGCATTTCCGGTTTTCCCCGGCCTTCGGAAAGTCCGTATGACCACTTTGGCGTGGGGCATTCTTCCACATCCATTTCCGCAGCCCTGGGCATGGCTTTGGCGCGGGATCTGGCCGGGCTCAGGCATCATGTGCTGGCGGTCATCGGCGACGGTTCGCTCACGGCGGGCGAGGCGCTGGAGGGGCTTAATCTGGCCGGGCACATGGGGCGGCGGCTCATTGTGGTGCTCAACGACAATGAAATGTCCATTTCGCCCAATGTGGGGGCGCTTTCGCTGTTTTTGAGCCGCACGCTCTCGCGCCGCTGGGTGCGCCAGACCCGCCGTGAAGTGCTCAAATTTCTGCGCTCCATCCCGCGCATCGGGCAGAAACTGGCCGTGTACGCACAGCGCGGGGAGTGGAGCTTCAAGTCTTTCTTCACGCCGGGCATGCTGTTTGAGGCCTTGCGCTTCACCTACATCGGCCCGGTGGACGGGCACGACATCACAGCCCTGCGCCGTCACCTGCAAATGGCCGCCGCCATTGAGGACGGCCCGGTGCTGCTGCACGTGCGCACCCAAAAAGGCAAGGGCTATGCCCCGGCGGAGCAGAACCCCACCCTCTACCACGGCGTGGGCCTGTTTACGCCGGAGACGGGCAAACCCTTGCCCAGCAAGGGCACGGTGCCTTCGTTTACCACCGTGTTCGGCAAAACCCTGGTGGATCTGGCCGAACGCGACGACAAAATCATCGCCATTACGGCGGCCATGCCCGAAGGCACGGGCACGGACAGCTTTCGGGAGCGCTTCCCCGATCGTTTCGTGGACGTGGGCATCTGTGAGCAGCACGCCGTCACCTTCGCCGCCGGCCTGGCCAGTCAGGGCTTCAAGCCTGTGCTGGCCGTCTACTCTACTTTTTTGCAGCGCGGCTACGACCAGGTGGTGCACGACGTCTGCATCCAGGATCTGCCCGTCACCTTCTGTCTGGACCGCGCCGGGCTGGTAGGCGAGGACGGCGCTACCCACCACGGGGCTTTTGACATAGCCTACCTGCGGCATATTCCCAATATGCGCCTGTTGGCCCCGCGCGATGAGGATATGCTGCGTCACGCCCTGCGCACCGCCCTGGACCTGGGCGGTCCCTGCGCGCTGCGTTACCCGCGCGGCGCGGGCTATGGGGTTGCACTGGCGGGCGAACCACGTCTGCTCACCCCCGGTCGGGGCGAGGTGCTGCAGGAGGGGGAGGGCCTGGCCGTCATTGCGGCGGGCAGCCGCGCGCACCCCGCTTTGGAGGCTGCCGCCAAGGTGGAGCAGGCTTGCGGGGTGCGGCCGCTGGTCTTTGACCCCGTGTGGCTCAAGCCCCTGCCGGAAGAGCAGCTGACCAGGATCGCTCAGGAATTCGACCGTATTTTGCTGGTGGAAGAGGGCGTGCTGGCCGGAGGGTTCAGTTCTGCCGTGCTGGAGTTCTGGAACGACGCCCGGCTGCTGCGCGGGCAGCGCATCAAGCGCGTGGGCTTGCCGGATGCCTTTGTGGAACACGGCAACCAACTGCGCCTGCGAGAAATGACCGGCCTGTGCAGCGGCAATCTGGCGGCGGACATGTTGGAGCTGCTGCAGGGCCGGGGGCCAGCGCAGGGGGCATAG
- a CDS encoding TolC family outer membrane protein codes for MFLFPAGARGAESAYPPPPPAGQPFSVTDTVYGVLRTHRNLRGMQENRQVLEHELDRAKAGFGPRVDVTGRAGSSVLSDSTTRSEDLDSQMWGLVDVSAQLVQPIWDGFATRSRVRSARATLESVKHRVFDTATSLSLDGIIAHIDLLRRRNILALSERNVARHKTLVGQAQDRASLGADTAADVTQAQSRLQRALSNLSEAKAALLVAEETYTRLTGLPAMGRLQPVSLPPELYSGPKDAIAQAEQNNPKLAAYLQDIRAARGERELADAAMYPTLNLEAGPNYTDRGGASDRWVYSFDVMGVVRWNIFNSGADMAERSAAAARVRQTRQTMYNFMDELKLDMESTWTNYQAAQEQFKHYSKAIEYNQYTRTAYAEQFQIGRRSILDVLDAESELYNSATQAETAHGNILVGAYRMCALTGKLLPQLSINTAPLTKTPPKDKDDPREEFAPGWFN; via the coding sequence ATGTTTTTATTCCCTGCTGGTGCCCGTGGCGCCGAGTCCGCATATCCGCCGCCGCCCCCTGCGGGACAACCTTTTAGTGTTACAGATACCGTCTATGGCGTGTTGCGTACGCACCGAAACCTGCGCGGCATGCAGGAAAACCGGCAGGTGCTGGAGCATGAGCTGGATCGCGCCAAGGCGGGCTTCGGCCCCCGGGTTGACGTGACCGGCCGTGCCGGCAGCAGCGTGCTGAGCGACTCCACCACCCGCAGCGAAGATCTTGATTCGCAAATGTGGGGCCTGGTGGACGTAAGCGCGCAGCTGGTGCAGCCCATCTGGGACGGTTTTGCCACCCGTTCGCGCGTGCGTTCTGCCCGTGCTACGCTGGAATCGGTCAAACACCGTGTTTTCGACACAGCCACGTCCCTTTCGCTGGACGGCATCATCGCCCACATCGACCTTTTGCGCCGCCGCAACATCCTGGCGCTCTCCGAGCGCAATGTGGCCCGGCACAAGACCTTGGTGGGTCAGGCCCAGGACCGCGCCAGCCTGGGGGCGGATACCGCGGCCGACGTGACCCAGGCCCAGTCCCGTCTGCAACGGGCCCTCTCCAACCTTTCCGAGGCCAAGGCCGCCCTGCTGGTGGCAGAGGAAACCTATACACGGCTTACGGGGCTGCCGGCCATGGGCAGGCTGCAGCCTGTGTCCTTGCCGCCGGAGCTCTATTCCGGCCCCAAGGACGCCATTGCCCAGGCCGAGCAGAACAACCCCAAACTGGCCGCCTACCTGCAGGATATTCGCGCAGCGCGCGGTGAGCGTGAGCTGGCCGATGCGGCCATGTACCCCACGCTCAACCTGGAGGCCGGCCCCAACTACACGGACCGGGGCGGCGCTTCCGACCGCTGGGTCTACAGTTTTGACGTAATGGGCGTGGTGCGCTGGAACATCTTCAACAGCGGGGCGGACATGGCTGAACGCAGCGCCGCCGCGGCCCGCGTGCGCCAGACCCGCCAGACCATGTACAACTTTATGGACGAACTTAAGCTGGACATGGAAAGCACCTGGACCAACTACCAGGCTGCGCAGGAACAATTCAAACATTATTCCAAGGCGATAGAATACAACCAGTACACGCGCACGGCCTATGCAGAGCAGTTTCAGATCGGCCGGCGCAGCATCCTGGACGTGCTGGACGCCGAAAGCGAACTTTACAACTCCGCAACCCAGGCCGAAACCGCCCACGGCAATATTCTGGTGGGCGCTTACCGCATGTGCGCGCTCACCGGCAAGCTCTTGCCGCAGCTTTCCATCAACACGGCACCGTTGACAAAAACTCCCCCCAAGGACAAGGACGACCCGCGCGAGGAATTTGCCCCCGGCTGGTTTAACTGA